GGCCATCCCCGGTGCGAGATATGGCGGAAGGCCTCGGGCTACCCGTGGCCGAACCGACCACCGGAGCCGAGGTCTTGCGCCTGGTGAAGGAGGCCGCGGCCGACGTCGGGGCGGTGGCCGCCTACGGGCGGTTGGTCGGCCCGAGGACCATAGCCCAGCCAAAGCACGGTTGTGTAGTTGTCCATGCCTCGCTGCTGCCCCAATTCCGCGGGGCGGCCCCGATCCAGAGGGCGATCATGGCCGGACGGACGGAGACCGGGGTGACCATCATCCAGATGACCCCGGCCTATGACGAGGGTCCAGTCCTGGCTCAGAAGTCGGAGCCGATCGAGCCGGACGACACATACGGTTCATTGCACCACCGCTTGGCGGGGATCGCCGCGGGGATGTTGGTGAAGACAATCGATCGACTGGCTGCCGGCCGGCTAAAACCCCGTCCCCAGGATGACCGCCTGGCGACCATGGCCCCCATTCTGAAGCCCGATGATGAGATCTTGGATTTTCGCCGTCCGGCGGCGGCTCTGGCCGATCAGGTCCGGGCCCTCAACCCCTGGCCGGTGGCCAAGACCAGCCTTGAAGGGCGGGTCCTGAAGGTCTGGCGGGCGGCCGTCGCCGCCGAGGACGCGCCGCTGGAACCCGGGACGGTGGCCGGGGTGGCCCCGGCCGCCGGCGCGACCCCCAACGGGTTGATGGTCGCCTGCGGCGACGGCCGCCAGCGCCTGGCTTTCCTCGAAGTCCAGCCGGGGGGAGGCCGGCCGATGCCGGCCGCCGACTTTGTTCGCGGGCAGCGGGCTCTGGTGGGGTCGGTCCTCGGGTTGTCCGTGACCTGACCTGACCGGGTCGAGCCGAGATTAGACCAGACGGGAACCGGCCGACGGGCGTCCGCAAAGCCAGATGGGCGCCCACAGGCCGGCCAAACGAGGAGGTTTTCCGGAGATGTTCTTTTGGGGAGACCCGACCTTCATCCTGATCATCCCGGCGCTGATCCTGGCCTTCTACGCGCAGGCCAAGGTGTCCAGTGCCTTCAACCGCTACTCGGCGGTCCGGTCGAGCCGAGGGGTCACCGGGGCCGAGGCGGCCAGGGGGATCCTCGACCAGGCCGGCCTCAGAGACGTGACCATCGAGCGGATCGGCGGCCGGTTGGCCGACCACTATGACCCACGCCGCCGAGTCCTACGCCTTTCGGCCGACGTCTATGACCGGGCGTCCCTGGCCGCCCTGGGCGTGGCCGCCCATGAAGCCGGGCACGCCATCCAGCATAACGTCGGTTACGCCCCGATGCGGCTGAGGAACAGCATCCTTCCGGTGGCCCAGATCGGTTCGCAGGGGGCCTGGATCCTTTTCCTCCTGGGCCTGATCATGAACGCCCTGTCCCTGATGGACCTGGGGATCATCCTCTTCGCCGCGGCCGTCGTCTTCCAGTTGGTCACTCTGCCGGTGGAGTACAATGCCAGCAACCGCGCCATCGCCCTA
This genomic stretch from Bacillota bacterium harbors:
- a CDS encoding zinc metallopeptidase yields the protein MFFWGDPTFILIIPALILAFYAQAKVSSAFNRYSAVRSSRGVTGAEAARGILDQAGLRDVTIERIGGRLADHYDPRRRVLRLSADVYDRASLAALGVAAHEAGHAIQHNVGYAPMRLRNSILPVAQIGSQGAWILFLLGLIMNALSLMDLGIILFAAAVVFQLVTLPVEYNASNRAIALLQSGGYISESEVGPTRQVLSAAGLTYLAATLMAVLQLVRLLVIRSSRDD
- the fmt gene encoding methionyl-tRNA formyltransferase produces the protein MRVVFMGTTEFAVPSLEALATSRHELVMVITQPWRRGGRGRSMRPSPVRDMAEGLGLPVAEPTTGAEVLRLVKEAAADVGAVAAYGRLVGPRTIAQPKHGCVVVHASLLPQFRGAAPIQRAIMAGRTETGVTIIQMTPAYDEGPVLAQKSEPIEPDDTYGSLHHRLAGIAAGMLVKTIDRLAAGRLKPRPQDDRLATMAPILKPDDEILDFRRPAAALADQVRALNPWPVAKTSLEGRVLKVWRAAVAAEDAPLEPGTVAGVAPAAGATPNGLMVACGDGRQRLAFLEVQPGGGRPMPAADFVRGQRALVGSVLGLSVT